Within Amycolatopsis sp. cg5, the genomic segment GCTTTCGGCGTGCGGCGGGCGGGACGCGGCGGCTACCGTCGAAGAGGTGCGCGGGTCCGTCCACCACTGGCTGGGTGACGCCGATCACGACGACATCGCCCTGCTGGCGATCCAGTGCATAACGGGGAAATGACCGGTTTCGTGCCATGATCGGTTTCTCGGCGTGAGCTTCTCGAGGAGGAACCAAGTGGCAGCGGTCAATCCGGTCAAGCGGGTGGCGTTGACGGTGGCCGGCGGTGTGCTGGTGATCGTCGGCGTGGTCCTGCTGGTACTGCCCGGCCCCGGTCTGCTGCTGGTGCTCGCCGGGCTCCTCATCCTCGCGAACGAGTTCCCGGCGCTCGAACGCTTCGTCGACCCCGTCCAGGACCGCGCGATGAAGGCGGCCGAGGACAGCGTCTCCTCGCCGCTGCGCATCGCCGGTTCGGTGCTCGCCGGACTCGGCCTGCTCGCCGCCGGCATCCTGTGGGGCCTGCGCGCGTTCCCGTGGCTGCCGTTTCCGGGCTGGAGCACGGGGTCGAGCCTGATCATCTCCTCGGTCATCCTGTTCGCGCTGCTGATCTGGAGCTACCGCCGGGTCCAGTCGCGCAAGGAAGCGGTCAAGGGCTCGTGAGTGGTACGGCCGGTTCTAACCGGTCATACCACTCACGACCCCCGTTGCTCAGGCGAGACGGCCGCCGCCGTCGACGTGCAGCACGGTGCCGGTGGTGAAGCGGTTGGTGAGCGCGAAGAGCGCGGCCTCGGTGAGGTCTTCGGTCGAGCCGACGCGGCGGGCCGGGTTCTTGGCGGCGACCGAGTCGAGGAAGGCGGCCTTGGCCTCGCCCATGCCGTCCCAGGCGCCGGAGTCGACGATGCCGGGTGAGATCGCGTTGACGCGCACGGGCGCGAGTTCGACGGCCAGCGCCTGGACGAGGTGAGCCAGCGCGCCGTTGGCGGTGGCCATGACCGTCCTTTGTGGAGCGGGCCGCCAGGCGATGACGCCGGAGAAGAAGAGCATCGAGCCGGTCACGTCGAAGTGCTTGGCGAGCAGGAGCGGGCCGGTGACCTTGGCGGCGAAGGCGTTGTCGATGGCCTGCTTGGTCAACTCGGCCAGCGGGCCGTTGGCGGCGGCGCTCGCCGTGCTGATCACGTGGTCGACCTGTCCCGCTGTGGCTGCCAGTGCGGCGATCGAGTCCTCGTCGGCCAGGTCGACGGCGACCGTCGTGACCTCGCCGCCGATCTCGGCCGCGGTCCGGCCGAGCTTGTCTTGCTCGCGTCCGGCCAGTACGACGGTCGCGCCCGCCTTGGCGACGGCGAGCGCGATGGCGCGCCCGATGCCCGAACCGGCGCCGATCACGACGACGCGGCTGCCTTCGATGGTCATTGCTGAACTCCTTCGGTGTTGGTGAATCCAGCTTCGAGTACCAGCAGCTATGCGTCCAATGCCGCTTATCGCTGCGATGTATAAGCTGAGTGCATGGTCACGGTCCGGCAGCTCGAATGCTTCGTCGCGGTGGTCGATCACGGCACGTTCACCGCCGCGGCGGCCGAGTTGCTGGTGACGCAGCCCGCGCTGTCGCGCAGCGTCCGCGAGCTCGAGCGGATCGTGGGCGCGCCGTTGCTGGAGCGCCTGCCGCGCCAGGTCGTGCTGACGCCGGTGGGCCGCGCGGTCCTGCCCGCCGCCCGCGCGACGCTGGCCGAAGCGCACCGCGTGCGCGAGGTCGGCCACCGCGCGGCCGGGCTGGTGACGGGCGAACTGCACGTCGCGGTCGTCCAGTCGCTGACGTTGGGCGCGTTGCTGCCGGTGGTGCGTGAGTGGCAGCACGCGCATGCGGAGGTCGAGCTGCGGTTGAGCGAGTTCGCGCACCGTGGCGAGCTGGAGGAGTCGGTCCGCGACGGCTTCGCGGACGTCGCCGTCGGCCCCCGCCCCGACGACTGGGCCGGTCCGATCCGCGATCTCGGCGTCGAGGAGTTCGTGGTCGTACTGCCCGCGGGCGAGGCGACCCCGGACACGCTCGCGTTGAGCGACCTCGCGGACCGCCGCTGGGTGCACTACGACCCGGTCAACGGCCTCGCGGAGGTCGTCGACCAGGCCTGCGCGGCGGCGGGTTTCACCGCCCGCGTCGCCGTGCGCACCGCGCAGACCAGCGCCGCTCCCCGGCTCGCGGCGGCCGGGCTCGGGCCCGCGCTGGTGCCCGCGAACATCCTGGCCCCGTCCGACCCGGTGAACGCCGTCTTCCCGGCGCCCGCGGTCCGCCGCCCGATCGCGGCGTTCACGCGCCACCGCCCCGACCCGGTCACCGCCGCCTTCATCGAGCTGGCCGCCCGCGTGTCAGCGGTCGTCCCGCCGCACCTGCAGCGCCCGGTCCCCGAGTAGCTCGACGGTCACGAACGCGAGCGTCGTGTCGCCGATGTTCTCCAAGTCGTGCAACAGGTATTCGTCCTCGCCGAACGTGAAACCCCGGCTCTCACCCGCCCGGTAAGTCACCTCTCGGGTGGTGCCGTCGTCCGTGTGCTGACGGCTGCGGCCCGCCGTCACCGCGGTCCACGAGTAGTCGAGCACGTGCCGATGCGCGGCCAGCCGTTCCCCGGGCTCCAGCCGGATGTCCCACACCCGAGCCCACGGACTCTCCTCCACCAACCGCCCGCCGACATTCCCGTTGAACTGGTTGTCCCGGAACTCCTGCACCAGCTCGGTCGCCCACCCCGCGAAACCCCGTCCGACGATCACGCCGGCCAACTCGTTCATCCCGGCCTCCCTTCCCTTGTGTAACCCCAGGATCGGGTCACGCGGGGCAGCCGGTCCAACGCCGATACCGCATGAAAGCCATGCCTGACGCGCATGGCATCGGCGTGCCCGGGGAGTCGGCACGCGTACCCGGGGAGTCGGCACGCGTGCCTGGGGAGTCGGGACGTGCGTCGCGGGTCAGCCGAGGAGGGCTGGGCGGGTCCAGGGGGCGTCGAGGACGTGGTGGGAGAGGAAGGCGAGGACGGTGGCGTACCAGAGCTTGGCGTGGTGGGGCGCGAGGATCCAGTGGCCCTCGTCGGGGAAGTAGAGGAACTTGTGGGGCGAGGTGGTTTCGGCCTTGGTGCGGGAGGAGAGGTCCCACCAGAGCCGGGTGGCTTCGGTGATGGGGACGCGGTAGTCCTTGTCGCCGTGGATGATGAGCATGGGCGTGGTGATGGCGTCGGCCGAATGGTGGGGCGACTGGGCGTCGGCCGTCTCGGGGGTCATCTCGCGGTGGAAGAACCAGGGGATGTCGCCGGTCTCGGCGGAGTCGTGGAGCCGCCAGACCGAGGCGTGCGCGACGATCGCGTCGAAGCGGTCGGTGTGGCCGGCGATCCAGTTGGCCATGTAGCCGCCGAAGGAACCGCCCATCGCCGCCGTGCGGTCGCCGTCGATGTCGGGGCGGGCGCTGGTGACGTCGGTGAAGGTCATCAGGTCCGTGTACGGGGCGCCGCACCACTGACCCCAGCCGCGGCGGATGAAGTCGCGGCCGTAGCCGGTCGACAGCGCGAAATCGGGGAGCAGCACCGCGAAACCGCGCTCCACCAACGGCCAGGGGTTCGCGCGCCACGACCACGTGTTCTGGGAGAGGACCGGGCCGCCGTGCACCTGGAGCACCAGCGGCGCCGGTGAGGCCGCGCTCGCGTCGTGGGGGAGCGCGAGCCAGGACCGGATCCGGGTGCCGTCCTCGGCCGTGGTGACGACTTCCTCGAGCCTGCCGGGTACCGCGATCGGCTCGACCGGGCTCGGCAGCAGCTCGATTTTCGAGCCGTCCAAAGCGATCCGCACCGGAGCGGGCGGACTGTCGACGGCCGCGCGCAACGCGTACGCCCAGCCGTTGTGTCCGATGTGGACGTCGGTGTACGCGGCGTCGTCGTCGGTCAGGCGGGTGTGCTCGCCGGTCGCCAAGTCGACACGCCAGAGCGGGGCGCGGCCGTTGTCGTCCGCGACCACCACGAGCGCGGCGCCGTCCGGTGTCCACACGGCCGAATGCGGCCAGCGGTCCCACTCGACGGCCAGCGTGCGGATTTCGCCGCCCGCCAACGGAAGCACGCCGAGCCAGCGGTCGCCCGGCTCCTCTGGGGTGAACCGGCGCTCGACGCCGAACGAGACCCGCGTGCCGTCGGGGGAGATGCGGGGCGAGTCGTATTCGTGCTCGGGATCTTCGGCGAGCACCCGGCGTTCGCCGGTCGCGACGTCGATCGCGACCAGAGTGGACCGTTGCGAGCCAGCCGGTTCGGCGACGATCCAGACGGTGACGATCGTGCGGCCGTCCGGGCTGATGTCCCAGCCGGCGCTCGAACTCAACGCCCGGCCGACGTGCCCGGTGAGGTCGCGCGGCTCGTCGCCGGACAGCACGAACAGGCGCGTGGCCGCCGGGCCCAGATCGTGGTCCCAGTACCGGACCGGGAACTCCTCGTGCAGGATCGCGGTGACCCCGCCGTCCGCGCGTTCTTTGCGGATTTCCTTGTCATGATCGGCATCGACGGCCGACGGATGCAGGTCGGAGCCGAACACGACCGTCCCGTCGGCGGCGACGACCACGTCCCGCGTGTCACCCGATAGAGCGACAAGCACGCGGGCGTCACCACCGTCGGCCGGCTGGCACCAGAGCGCCGTTCCGGACTTTTCGCCCGCCGGATCCGGGCGCGACGACACGAACAGCAGGTCGCCGCCCGGCGTGAACGCGGCGCCGGACTCGCCTTCGACGCTGCGGGTCAGTCGTTTGGCCGAGCCTGCCGCGTCGGGGTCGAGCGCCCACAAAGCCGTGGTGTAGCGGGACTTCTTGCGGTTCGGCGCCGCCACGGAGACCACGAGCCGGGAGCCGTCACGGGACAGCGTCAGCCCGGTGATCCGGGGGTGGGTGATGAAAGCGTCGAGATCAGAGAAGATCACCGACCATTCTTACCAGTGCCGGACCGGTACGTACCAGGCGTCCGTTGCGGTGAACGGGGCCGTTACGCAGCGGCGCGAACACCGTTTTCGAAGAAGGCCAACCGGATCTCGTCGTCCATCGCGCGCTCGGGGTGGTTCATCAGCCCGAACGCCAGACCGTCGGCGCTGGTGATGCCCGCGATGCCGCCCTGCGAACCGTCCAATTCGGACCCGTCCGCGTAGCGCAGCGCGGCCTGCCAGCCGTCGGTCGCCTCGGGCAGGTGGCTGAAGCGGCCCTCGCCGTGCGCGAACGGGAAAGCCAGCGTCTGTCCACTGAGGCCGGTCAGCCACGGGCTTTCGTTGCCCGGCTCGACGATGTGCCGTGCGTGCGGCTCGTTGCGGAAGGTGCCCGCCGCGTTGACCTTCAGCGCGACGCCTTCGCCGAAGCAGCCCGCCCGCAGCGCGATCTGGAAACCGTTGCAGATCCCCAAAAGCGGCCGGGTGAGGCAGGCCTTGAACTGGTCGGCGAGCCGCGTCTTCAGCAGCAGCGACGCGACCGAGCCGCCACCCAGGTGGTCACCGAACGAGAAGCCGCCTGGCACGCACAGGATGTCGGCGTCGTCGAGCCGCTCGGAGCCGTCGAGCACGTCGGCGACGAAGCGCAGCCTCGGCTCGGCGCCGACGTCGCGGAACGCGCGCAGGGTTTCGTCCTGGCAGTTCGTGCCGGGCAGGTACAGGACGTTGACTGTTGTCTTCACGAGATCCTCGCGGTGAACGAACCGGACCAGCGGTCGGCGACGGCCGGGGTGAGCAATTCGGTGCCTGCCACGCGGACGCCGGTCTCGTCGACCAGACGCCCGAGCACGACGGCGTTCAGGGCTTCGGGCAGCGCGGCGAGCGTGGCCTCGTCGAGTTCGACGAGCGCGCCGGCGCGGTGCTCGGCGAAGAGCAGTTCCGCCTGCGCCGCTTCGGTGTTCAGCTCGACGCCGAGCCCGCTCGCGAGCGCGCCCTTGACCAGACCGGCGGCGACGCCACCCGGGCCGATCCTGGTCGCGCTGCGGAACGAGCCCCGGTTCGCGGCCAGCGCCGCGAGGTAAGCGTCCACAGTGGACAAGTCGACCCCGTCCAGCGGGCCTTCGGAAACCCCGAGCAGGCGACCCGCGACGGTCGCGACCGGCGACGGGGTCCGCGGGCCGATCAGCGCGAGCACGCTGCCCGCGCCGGTCCACTGCTCCGGCGTCAGCTCGGCGGCGTCCGGCGCCTTGCCCAGCGCGGTGAGGAACACCGCGGGCGGCACGCTGACCACGCCTTCGTCGGTCGCGGTCGAGCCTGCCGACGAGTCCTTGCCGGAGATGACCGGCACGCCGAAGTGCCGGACCAGCACCGCGAGCTCGTCGACCATGCCGACCAGCCATTCCTGCCAGTTCTCGGCCAGGTGCGGGGTGTAGAAGTTGTCGGTCAGGCAGATGTCGTTGAGCGCGACGCCCGCCAGCACCTGACCGGCGACCACGTCGACGAACATCTGGCGCAGCGCGTCGACCGGGTGCACGTCGAACAGCCACGG encodes:
- a CDS encoding prolyl oligopeptidase family serine peptidase, producing the protein MIFSDLDAFITHPRITGLTLSRDGSRLVVSVAAPNRKKSRYTTALWALDPDAAGSAKRLTRSVEGESGAAFTPGGDLLFVSSRPDPAGEKSGTALWCQPADGGDARVLVALSGDTRDVVVAADGTVVFGSDLHPSAVDADHDKEIRKERADGGVTAILHEEFPVRYWDHDLGPAATRLFVLSGDEPRDLTGHVGRALSSSAGWDISPDGRTIVTVWIVAEPAGSQRSTLVAIDVATGERRVLAEDPEHEYDSPRISPDGTRVSFGVERRFTPEEPGDRWLGVLPLAGGEIRTLAVEWDRWPHSAVWTPDGAALVVVADDNGRAPLWRVDLATGEHTRLTDDDAAYTDVHIGHNGWAYALRAAVDSPPAPVRIALDGSKIELLPSPVEPIAVPGRLEEVVTTAEDGTRIRSWLALPHDASAASPAPLVLQVHGGPVLSQNTWSWRANPWPLVERGFAVLLPDFALSTGYGRDFIRRGWGQWCGAPYTDLMTFTDVTSARPDIDGDRTAAMGGSFGGYMANWIAGHTDRFDAIVAHASVWRLHDSAETGDIPWFFHREMTPETADAQSPHHSADAITTPMLIIHGDKDYRVPITEATRLWWDLSSRTKAETTSPHKFLYFPDEGHWILAPHHAKLWYATVLAFLSHHVLDAPWTRPALLG
- a CDS encoding SDR family oxidoreductase; the encoded protein is MTIEGSRVVVIGAGSGIGRAIALAVAKAGATVVLAGREQDKLGRTAAEIGGEVTTVAVDLADEDSIAALAATAGQVDHVISTASAAANGPLAELTKQAIDNAFAAKVTGPLLLAKHFDVTGSMLFFSGVIAWRPAPQRTVMATANGALAHLVQALAVELAPVRVNAISPGIVDSGAWDGMGEAKAAFLDSVAAKNPARRVGSTEDLTEAALFALTNRFTTGTVLHVDGGGRLA
- a CDS encoding PGPGW domain-containing protein: MAAVNPVKRVALTVAGGVLVIVGVVLLVLPGPGLLLVLAGLLILANEFPALERFVDPVQDRAMKAAEDSVSSPLRIAGSVLAGLGLLAAGILWGLRAFPWLPFPGWSTGSSLIISSVILFALLIWSYRRVQSRKEAVKGS
- a CDS encoding phosphoribosylformylglycinamidine synthase subunit PurQ: MKTTVNVLYLPGTNCQDETLRAFRDVGAEPRLRFVADVLDGSERLDDADILCVPGGFSFGDHLGGGSVASLLLKTRLADQFKACLTRPLLGICNGFQIALRAGCFGEGVALKVNAAGTFRNEPHARHIVEPGNESPWLTGLSGQTLAFPFAHGEGRFSHLPEATDGWQAALRYADGSELDGSQGGIAGITSADGLAFGLMNHPERAMDDEIRLAFFENGVRAAA
- a CDS encoding LysR family transcriptional regulator, which codes for MVTVRQLECFVAVVDHGTFTAAAAELLVTQPALSRSVRELERIVGAPLLERLPRQVVLTPVGRAVLPAARATLAEAHRVREVGHRAAGLVTGELHVAVVQSLTLGALLPVVREWQHAHAEVELRLSEFAHRGELEESVRDGFADVAVGPRPDDWAGPIRDLGVEEFVVVLPAGEATPDTLALSDLADRRWVHYDPVNGLAEVVDQACAAAGFTARVAVRTAQTSAAPRLAAAGLGPALVPANILAPSDPVNAVFPAPAVRRPIAAFTRHRPDPVTAAFIELAARVSAVVPPHLQRPVPE